Proteins encoded together in one Felis catus isolate Fca126 chromosome B3, F.catus_Fca126_mat1.0, whole genome shotgun sequence window:
- the RAD51 gene encoding DNA repair protein RAD51 homolog 1, protein MAMQMQLEANADTSVEEESFGPQPISRLEQCGINANDVKKLEEAGFHTVEAVAYAPKKELINIKGISEAKADKILTEAAKLVPMGFTTATEFHQRRSEIIQITTGSKELDKLLQGGIETGSITEMFGEFRTGKTQICHTLAVTCQLPIDRGGGEGKAMYIDTEGTFRPERLLAVAERYGLSGSDVLDNVAYARGFNTDHQTQLLYQASAMMVESRYALLIVDSATALYRTDYSGRGELSARQMHLARFLRMLLRLADEFGVAVVITNQVVAQVDGAAMFAADPKKPIGGNIIAHASTTRLYLRKGRGETRICKIYDSPCLPEAEAMFAINADGVGDAKD, encoded by the exons ATGGCTATGCAAATGCAGCTTGAAGCAAATGCAGATACTTCAGTGGAAGAAGAGAGCTTTGGCCCACAACCTATATCTCGATTAGAG CAATGTGGCATAAATGCCaatgatgtgaagaaattggaagaaGCTGGATTCCATACTGTGGAGGCTGTTGCCTATGCACCAAAAAAGGAACTAATAAATATTAAGGGGATTAGTGAAGCCAAAGCTGATAAAATTCTG ACTGAGGCAGCCAAGTTAGTTCCAATGGGTTTCACCACTGCAACTGAGTTCCACCAAAGGCGATCAGAGATCATACAGATTACTACCGGCTCCAAAGAACTTGACAAACTACTTCAAG GAGGAATTGAGACTGGATCAATTACAGAGATGTTTGGAGAATTCCGAACTGGGAAGACTCAGATCTGTCATACATTGGCTGTAACATGCCAG CTTCCCATTGACcgaggtggaggagaaggaaaggcCATGTACATTGACACTGAAGGTACTTTTAGACCAGAAAGGCTGCTAGCAGTGGCTGAGAG aTATGGTCTCTCCGGCAGTGATGTCCTGGATAATGTAGCATATGCTCGAGGGTTCAACACAGACCACCAGACCCAGCTCCTTTATCAAGCATCAGCCATGATGGTAGAATCTAG GTATGCACTGTTAATTGTAGACAGTGCCACTGCCCTCTACAGAACCGACTATTCGGGTCGAGGGGAACTTTCAGCCAGGCAGATGCACCTGGCCAGGTTTCTGCGGATGCTTCTGCGACTTGCTGATGAG TTTGGTGTAGCAGTGGTGATCACCAACCAGGTGGTAGCCCAAGTGGATGGAGCAGCCATGTTTGCTGCAGATCCTAAAAAACCTATTGGAGGAAATATCATTGCTCATGCCTCAACAACCAG ACTGTAtctgaggaaaggaagaggggaaacCAGAATCTGCAAAATCTACGATTCTCCCTGTCTTCCTGAAGCTGAAGCTATGTTTGCCATCAATGCAGATGGAGTGGGAGATGCCAAAGACTGA